From Planococcus halocryophilus, the proteins below share one genomic window:
- the pabB gene encoding aminodeoxychorismate synthase component I — protein sequence MSNPHLMYEFRNGAGEIEPLYFSDPVNIFQTHDLVNVADILEKVEQAVNDGFYAAGYVSYEAAPAFRPEMHVQSAGEMPLLWFGIFKEPQKMPLVSRKHQTYHVSDWEMASSVEQYKNGIQQIKTAIEEGHTYQVNYTERLSAKFMGDDLAFYHQLARNQQADYGAYLNLGRFRLLSASPELFFKVQAGKLIAKPMKGTAPRGRTTQEDQAHIKTLLSSEKERAENLMIVDLLRNDMSRLAKKGSVKADPLFTVETYPTVHQLTSTVTADLKDYTTVWDWFHALFPCGSITGAPKISTMKYIAALEQTPREVYCGAIGFITPDKEAVFNVPIRTVVIDQEKGVAHYGVGGGITWDSTAEGEYRELQTKAEVLTAKRPVFKLLESLKLADGNYPLLNYHVARLEDSSDYFHFPGNTEEVKAELTKLAQQYPQGTYKVRLLLDRKGQLEVEAQKTAPIEEPVKCVLATSPVDSKNPFLFHKTTHREVYEQASAELSKEQFSVLLWNEKQQITEFTIGNVVVEKDGRFFTPPVDCGLLAGTFRQHLLNQQQIEEKIILKEELKEYDAIWFINGVRGWLAVELKE from the coding sequence GTGTCGAACCCTCACCTAATGTATGAGTTTAGGAATGGTGCTGGAGAAATTGAACCACTGTATTTTAGCGATCCGGTTAACATTTTTCAAACACATGACCTAGTAAACGTAGCTGATATTTTAGAAAAAGTCGAACAAGCAGTAAATGATGGTTTTTACGCAGCAGGCTATGTTTCGTACGAAGCAGCCCCGGCTTTCCGACCGGAAATGCATGTTCAATCGGCAGGTGAAATGCCGCTCCTTTGGTTTGGGATTTTCAAAGAGCCACAAAAAATGCCTTTAGTGTCTCGAAAACACCAAACCTATCATGTGTCAGATTGGGAAATGGCGAGCTCGGTAGAACAATACAAAAACGGCATCCAACAAATCAAAACAGCCATTGAAGAAGGTCATACGTATCAAGTGAATTACACAGAACGCTTGTCTGCAAAATTTATGGGTGACGACTTAGCCTTTTATCACCAATTAGCAAGAAACCAACAAGCAGATTACGGAGCTTACTTGAACTTAGGGCGATTTCGTCTATTGTCAGCATCGCCAGAGCTGTTTTTTAAAGTTCAAGCGGGCAAGTTAATTGCTAAGCCGATGAAAGGCACAGCGCCAAGAGGACGTACGACACAAGAAGACCAAGCACACATAAAAACCTTGTTATCCTCTGAAAAAGAAAGAGCAGAAAACTTAATGATTGTCGATTTGTTACGAAACGACATGAGCCGCTTAGCTAAAAAAGGAAGCGTTAAAGCAGATCCTCTCTTTACAGTCGAGACTTATCCGACAGTTCATCAATTAACTTCAACGGTCACCGCTGATTTAAAGGATTATACTACAGTTTGGGACTGGTTTCATGCTTTGTTTCCATGTGGCTCGATTACCGGGGCACCCAAAATTAGTACGATGAAATACATAGCCGCATTAGAACAAACACCACGAGAAGTTTATTGCGGCGCTATCGGGTTTATCACGCCTGATAAAGAAGCAGTCTTTAACGTACCCATCAGGACCGTTGTGATTGACCAAGAAAAAGGCGTAGCACATTACGGAGTAGGTGGCGGCATCACGTGGGATTCAACGGCTGAAGGAGAATACCGTGAGTTGCAGACAAAAGCAGAAGTGCTTACCGCGAAACGTCCTGTGTTTAAATTACTCGAATCGCTAAAACTAGCAGACGGTAACTATCCATTGTTGAATTACCATGTGGCACGTCTTGAAGATTCTTCGGATTATTTTCATTTCCCGGGAAATACTGAAGAAGTTAAAGCCGAATTGACCAAACTGGCACAACAATATCCGCAAGGAACTTACAAAGTGCGTCTCTTATTAGATCGTAAAGGGCAACTGGAAGTGGAGGCGCAAAAAACAGCTCCGATAGAGGAACCGGTAAAATGTGTCTTAGCTACTTCTCCTGTAGACAGCAAAAATCCGTTCTTGTTTCATAAAACTACCCATCGCGAAGTATATGAACAGGCTAGTGCTGAACTTTCAAAAGAGCAGTTTTCAGTCCTATTATGGAATGAAAAGCAACAAATCACAGAATTCACAATCGGCAATGTGGTAGTCGAAAAAGACGGACGATTTTTCACGCCGCCCGTTGACTGTGGTTTGTTAGCAGGCACTTTTAGGCAGCACCTATTAAATCAACAGCAAATAGAAGAAAAAATCATTTTAAAAGAAGAACTAAAAGAATATGATGCTATTTGGTTTATTAATGGTGTGCGGGGATGGCTCGCTGTGGAGTTAAAAGAATAA
- a CDS encoding anthranilate synthase component II yields the protein MIVIIDNQDSFTYNLVHYFEQLDPAVRIFQNDELIEKQLEALNPDLIVLSPGPGRPAASGASKRVLTNLSGCIPILGVCLGHQTIVEHFGGTVTKGNQPMHGKVSTLTHDGKGLFKEIANPTLVTRYHSLVAENTLPECLLVTARSEDDAIMAVRHRNLPVEGIQFHPESILTVEGFQMLKNSYEQAKEWKETNKGGAERVEPSPNV from the coding sequence ATGATTGTCATTATCGATAACCAAGATTCATTTACTTATAATCTGGTTCATTATTTTGAGCAACTAGATCCAGCCGTCCGTATATTTCAAAACGATGAATTGATAGAAAAACAATTAGAAGCGTTAAATCCGGATCTAATCGTCCTGTCACCGGGACCGGGTCGCCCTGCAGCAAGTGGGGCAAGCAAGCGCGTATTAACAAACTTAAGTGGATGTATTCCGATACTAGGCGTTTGTCTCGGACATCAGACCATTGTGGAACATTTTGGGGGCACAGTGACAAAAGGCAACCAGCCAATGCACGGCAAAGTTTCTACGCTGACCCATGATGGAAAAGGCCTTTTTAAAGAAATCGCCAATCCAACGCTTGTTACACGATATCATTCGTTAGTGGCTGAAAACACGCTACCCGAATGCTTATTGGTGACGGCTCGTTCTGAAGACGATGCGATTATGGCCGTTCGTCATCGCAATTTGCCAGTTGAAGGCATTCAATTTCACCCGGAATCCATATTAACAGTCGAAGGCTTTCAAATGCTTAAAAATAGTTATGAACAAGCTAAAGAGTGGAAAGAAACAAACAAGGGAGGTGCTGAACGTGTCGAACCCTCACCTAATGTATGA
- a CDS encoding GNAT family N-acetyltransferase, with protein MLTRYKRSHEKVAMGLLAFMPEERNVKQLRKTMELYNERPDWQLFFWKANDYYVGIIGVHIEDDEFFTVQHVTVIPSFRGEGIGHKMVTSVEKLMENRKARPSVATKAFMMKCRV; from the coding sequence ATGCTAACTAGATACAAACGATCGCATGAAAAAGTGGCGATGGGCTTGCTGGCATTCATGCCCGAAGAGCGGAACGTGAAGCAATTGAGAAAAACGATGGAATTATACAATGAACGCCCAGATTGGCAGCTTTTCTTTTGGAAAGCAAACGATTATTATGTGGGCATCATTGGCGTTCATATAGAAGACGATGAATTTTTTACCGTGCAGCACGTTACCGTCATTCCATCGTTTAGAGGAGAAGGAATTGGCCACAAAATGGTAACAAGTGTTGAAAAGTTGATGGAGAACCGCAAAGCAAGACCTTCTGTAGCGACAAAAGCGTTTATGATGAAATGTAGGGTTTAA
- a CDS encoding DUF1259 domain-containing protein, translating into MERFERLAEQVGVLLNAEVEVQGGECLVKRTRAITISSQNKNFNCVLDHDILFKNLKEDGTALNQAEILLLPEELALFTNALQKHPISWPINYQQRVDINPDIVCIYLSSEETPEDFATRLSAAFNVIEQNTLVK; encoded by the coding sequence GTGGAAAGATTCGAGCGATTGGCCGAACAAGTTGGCGTGTTGCTGAATGCAGAAGTGGAAGTACAAGGTGGCGAATGTTTAGTCAAAAGAACAAGAGCCATCACTATTTCTTCTCAAAACAAAAATTTCAATTGTGTGCTTGATCATGATATTTTGTTTAAAAATCTTAAAGAAGATGGCACTGCGCTCAATCAGGCAGAAATATTATTACTCCCAGAAGAATTAGCTCTTTTTACAAACGCACTTCAAAAGCATCCAATTTCGTGGCCTATAAACTACCAACAACGTGTGGATATAAACCCGGATATTGTGTGCATTTATTTATCTTCAGAAGAAACACCTGAAGATTTCGCTACCAGACTATCTGCTGCATTTAATGTGATAGAGCAAAATACATTAGTAAAGTAA
- a CDS encoding flavodoxin domain-containing protein: protein MALTSYKSRTAIVYASVTGNTKQLAEMLQTAMLNRGIQVELYRIEEFPLGNLSCFNHVLIGTYTWGSGEIPAEMHELYQAIEKLDNKELKTAVFGTGDSFFAEFCGAVDRFKDMLYVKTKLIASLKVELMPQPKDVVRCEKLAELIQ from the coding sequence ATGGCTTTGACGAGCTATAAGTCAAGAACAGCAATCGTGTATGCCTCAGTTACTGGCAACACGAAACAATTGGCAGAAATGTTGCAAACGGCCATGCTAAACCGGGGAATACAAGTTGAACTTTACCGAATAGAAGAGTTTCCACTCGGTAATCTGTCATGCTTTAATCATGTATTAATTGGCACATATACATGGGGGAGCGGAGAAATTCCAGCAGAAATGCACGAGTTGTATCAAGCGATTGAAAAGCTCGACAACAAAGAGCTGAAAACAGCAGTTTTCGGAACGGGAGATAGTTTTTTTGCAGAATTTTGCGGAGCCGTCGATCGTTTTAAGGACATGTTATATGTTAAAACAAAGCTAATAGCGAGTTTAAAAGTAGAATTGATGCCTCAACCAAAAGATGTTGTGCGTTGTGAGAAATTAGCAGAACTCATTCAATAG
- a CDS encoding ribonucleotide-diphosphate reductase subunit beta, translating to MTIHEPLKKIKLLNPEHPNKSTGVLNGQSSGLLNWNDIAYPQMYDLYQALLANFWKAQEINMQDDIKQWDSLSSVEKDVFLRINTQLASLDSLQTPTMSQAMDYVTDSSFKAIFAVISQQEAVHTESYSYILSSLVSVSEQNACFDQAKSDPVVQKRNELILDAYEEFRQNPTPQNLFKLSVNSINLEGIYFYAGFAFFYHLARQQKMLKTSTMISYIQRDEMQHAYFIAQFIRIMLTENPELNTDENIQYIYTTIDKAVQLEKEWAHYILADIEGLDLVEFAEYVEYLANKRLRQLGLDNLYEERSNPMPWIQVFGDDMMNDTKSDFFEQKSRAYTKVSQTNGFDEL from the coding sequence ATGACGATACATGAACCGTTAAAAAAGATTAAATTATTAAATCCAGAACATCCGAATAAATCGACTGGCGTGTTAAACGGCCAGTCTTCGGGCTTATTGAATTGGAACGATATTGCGTATCCGCAAATGTACGATTTGTATCAAGCGCTATTAGCTAACTTCTGGAAAGCGCAAGAAATCAATATGCAAGACGATATTAAGCAATGGGATAGCTTGAGCAGTGTGGAAAAAGACGTCTTTTTACGTATCAATACACAACTCGCTTCACTCGATAGCTTGCAAACGCCGACGATGAGTCAAGCAATGGATTACGTAACCGATTCGAGCTTTAAAGCAATATTTGCGGTAATTTCTCAACAAGAAGCCGTTCATACCGAGTCGTATTCGTATATTTTAAGTTCACTCGTTTCCGTGAGCGAACAAAACGCATGTTTTGATCAAGCAAAAAGCGATCCGGTTGTTCAAAAACGAAATGAGTTAATTTTGGATGCATATGAAGAATTTCGCCAAAATCCAACGCCGCAAAACTTGTTCAAGCTGAGCGTCAATTCCATTAACTTAGAAGGCATTTATTTTTATGCAGGCTTTGCGTTTTTCTACCATTTGGCACGTCAGCAAAAAATGTTGAAAACCAGCACGATGATCAGCTACATTCAACGCGACGAAATGCAGCATGCGTATTTTATCGCGCAGTTTATCCGCATTATGTTGACGGAAAATCCGGAATTGAATACGGACGAAAACATTCAATACATTTATACAACGATTGATAAAGCGGTACAGCTAGAAAAAGAATGGGCGCATTACATCTTAGCTGATATAGAAGGATTGGATTTGGTCGAGTTTGCAGAGTATGTAGAGTACTTAGCCAATAAACGATTGCGTCAACTTGGTCTAGACAATTTATACGAAGAGCGCAGCAACCCAATGCCATGGATACAAGTGTTTGGCGACGATATGATGAACGACACCAAATCTGATTTCTTTGAACAAAAATCAAGAGCGTATACGAAAGTGTCACAAACAAATGGCTTTGACGAGCTATAA
- a CDS encoding ribonucleoside-diphosphate reductase subunit alpha encodes MNMKIETAEMSSVEKALERATAVYGLDTSELLERAGELAEQAKGEQSLLYALNHITMDQPDWTYVAAELYASDLYKKAAEHRGYSASEKYGDFYKLIQELTHVGIYSKELLFSYSQEEITELGLEVEPERDLLFNYIGLFLLADRYLAKNYEGRLFELPQERFLVIAMTLMQNEPKERRLELVKEAYWAMSHLYMTVATPTLSNAGKSFGQLSSCFIDTVDDSLDGIYLNNWDIARLSKDGGGIGIYYGKVRALGSDIKKFKGNSSGVVPWIRLLNDTAVSVDQLGQRQGAVAIYLDVFHKDIMNGFLDLKTNNGDERRKAHDIFTGVSIPDLFMKRLQEKDENGRSIGEWHTFCPHQVKQVMGWKDANGNALGLEDFYDERDTKYFSDKYQEAVDHPLLPRKTYRAMEIMARIMVSQLETGTPYMFYRDEVNRQNPNKHTRGRGLTSIYCSNLCTEIMQNMSVTTIVNEYTDEDGNLVMIRKPGDFVVCNLSSINLPRAVKADVLERLVPIQTRMLDNVIDLNTISVGQAEVTNKKYRAIGLGTFGWHHLLALEGIHWESEKAVEFADKLYEEIAYQIIRASMQLAEEKGAFSQFSGSEWHTGEYFERRNYTSERWNDLQQQVATTGVRNGWMMAVAPNSSTAKIGGSTDGIDPLYAVEYAEEKKNFKFKVTAPDLNHNTYDFYRRSRHVLDQKWSIRQNAARQRHIDQSISFNFYVPHTIKAKELLELHLEAWKQNLKTTYYVRSTSQAEIEECEACQS; translated from the coding sequence ATGAATATGAAAATTGAGACGGCGGAAATGTCATCGGTAGAAAAAGCGCTTGAACGGGCAACGGCTGTATATGGCTTAGATACAAGTGAGCTACTTGAGCGTGCAGGCGAACTTGCTGAACAAGCAAAAGGTGAACAATCTTTATTGTACGCGTTAAACCACATCACCATGGATCAACCTGATTGGACCTATGTAGCGGCAGAATTGTATGCAAGTGATTTATACAAGAAAGCTGCCGAACACCGGGGGTATTCAGCTTCTGAAAAATACGGCGATTTCTACAAACTCATTCAAGAGTTGACGCACGTTGGAATTTATTCGAAAGAATTATTGTTTTCTTATTCACAAGAAGAAATCACAGAACTTGGACTAGAAGTCGAACCAGAGCGGGATTTATTGTTTAATTACATCGGCTTGTTTTTGTTAGCAGATCGTTATTTAGCAAAAAATTACGAAGGACGTTTGTTTGAACTGCCGCAAGAGCGTTTTTTGGTCATAGCGATGACATTGATGCAAAACGAACCAAAAGAACGTCGTCTCGAGCTAGTAAAAGAAGCGTATTGGGCAATGAGTCATTTATATATGACCGTGGCCACACCAACTTTATCAAATGCTGGTAAAAGTTTTGGCCAATTGTCATCGTGCTTTATCGATACGGTAGACGATTCTTTAGACGGTATTTACTTAAACAACTGGGACATCGCCCGCCTTAGTAAAGATGGCGGTGGCATTGGCATTTATTACGGCAAAGTACGTGCGTTAGGCTCAGACATAAAAAAATTCAAAGGCAATTCTTCTGGAGTTGTACCATGGATTCGCTTGCTTAACGATACGGCGGTTAGTGTCGATCAGCTAGGTCAGCGTCAAGGCGCTGTCGCGATTTACTTAGACGTTTTCCATAAAGACATCATGAATGGATTTTTGGACTTGAAAACAAACAATGGCGATGAGCGCCGCAAAGCGCATGATATTTTCACAGGCGTATCGATTCCAGATTTGTTTATGAAGCGTCTGCAAGAAAAAGACGAAAACGGTCGCAGCATTGGTGAGTGGCACACGTTCTGCCCGCATCAAGTTAAGCAAGTTATGGGTTGGAAAGACGCAAATGGCAACGCGTTAGGGCTAGAAGACTTTTACGATGAAAGAGACACTAAATACTTTAGCGATAAATACCAAGAAGCCGTCGATCATCCATTATTGCCACGCAAAACGTATCGCGCAATGGAAATCATGGCACGCATCATGGTGTCGCAATTAGAAACCGGCACGCCGTATATGTTTTATCGCGACGAAGTCAATCGTCAGAACCCGAACAAGCATACGAGAGGTCGAGGGCTAACATCGATTTACTGCAGTAATTTGTGTACGGAAATTATGCAAAATATGTCAGTTACAACAATAGTTAACGAATATACCGATGAAGACGGTAATCTTGTTATGATTCGCAAGCCGGGTGACTTTGTGGTTTGTAACTTGTCATCGATCAACTTGCCAAGAGCAGTCAAAGCGGATGTATTGGAGCGTTTAGTGCCAATTCAAACGCGCATGCTAGATAATGTTATTGACCTAAACACGATTTCGGTAGGGCAAGCTGAAGTAACAAATAAAAAATATCGCGCAATTGGTTTAGGAACGTTCGGATGGCATCACCTACTAGCGCTTGAAGGCATCCATTGGGAAAGCGAAAAAGCGGTTGAGTTTGCCGATAAGCTTTACGAAGAAATTGCTTATCAAATAATACGTGCTTCCATGCAATTAGCGGAAGAAAAAGGCGCGTTCAGTCAGTTTTCAGGTTCTGAATGGCACACAGGCGAGTATTTTGAACGTCGCAACTACACGAGTGAGCGTTGGAACGACTTGCAACAACAAGTGGCCACAACCGGTGTTCGAAACGGCTGGATGATGGCCGTTGCGCCGAACTCATCAACTGCGAAAATCGGTGGTTCAACAGATGGCATCGATCCGCTATACGCCGTTGAATACGCTGAAGAGAAAAAGAACTTCAAATTTAAAGTGACTGCACCTGACTTGAATCACAATACGTATGATTTCTACCGTCGTTCGCGGCACGTGCTAGACCAAAAATGGAGTATTCGTCAAAATGCAGCACGTCAACGCCATATTGATCAATCCATCAGTTTTAACTTTTATGTCCCGCACACGATTAAAGCAAAAGAGTTATTAGAGTTGCATTTAGAAGCGTGGAAGCAAAACTTGAAAACGACTTATTATGTTCGTAGTACGTCGCAAGCGGAAATTGAAGAATGCGAAGCGTGCCAAAGCTAA
- a CDS encoding acyl-CoA thioesterase, with product MTEALAAGVARTIQTKLVLPPDTNHLGTIFGGTVLAYIDEIAAITAMRHSGEAVVTASIDTVNFLSSAKVGDIFILEGVVISTGRTSMEVYVKAECQQIETGMTNLTTTAILTMVAVDSNGKPIPVKGVIPETDAEKKLFRSAQERKQRRMQLNQYSKELC from the coding sequence ATGACAGAAGCATTAGCAGCAGGTGTAGCCAGAACAATTCAAACAAAATTGGTGTTACCACCGGATACCAATCATTTAGGAACGATATTTGGGGGCACGGTACTCGCATACATAGATGAAATCGCGGCGATTACCGCCATGAGACATAGCGGAGAAGCGGTCGTCACCGCTTCAATCGATACCGTGAACTTTTTATCTTCTGCCAAAGTAGGAGACATCTTTATTTTAGAAGGAGTCGTCATTTCGACCGGAAGAACATCGATGGAAGTTTACGTGAAAGCAGAATGCCAACAAATTGAAACGGGCATGACCAATTTAACAACAACAGCAATTTTAACAATGGTTGCGGTGGACAGTAATGGTAAACCAATCCCTGTAAAAGGCGTAATCCCAGAAACGGATGCGGAGAAAAAGTTATTCCGAAGCGCGCAAGAACGTAAACAGCGACGCATGCAATTAAACCAATACTCAAAGGAGTTGTGCTGA
- a CDS encoding glutathione peroxidase, with protein sequence MTIYDIEVSKPNGEEYSLSEYKGKAMLIVNTATKCGLRDQFDGLEKLYEEYKEQGLVVLGFPSNQFKQEEATGAQAQEACRMTYGVTFPMHDLVKVNGSDAHPLFNYLTNNTKGFLTSDIKWNFTKFLVDQNGDIVSRFSPKDTPKSFTKDVEKVLARA encoded by the coding sequence ATGACAATTTACGATATTGAAGTATCAAAACCGAACGGAGAAGAATACTCGTTAAGTGAATACAAAGGCAAAGCCATGTTAATCGTAAACACTGCAACGAAATGCGGCCTGCGTGATCAGTTTGACGGCCTTGAAAAATTATACGAAGAATACAAAGAACAAGGGTTGGTCGTATTAGGATTTCCGTCGAATCAGTTTAAGCAAGAAGAAGCTACAGGTGCACAAGCACAAGAAGCTTGCCGCATGACATATGGGGTTACGTTTCCGATGCATGATTTAGTGAAAGTGAATGGTAGCGATGCGCATCCACTTTTCAACTATTTAACGAATAATACAAAAGGTTTTTTAACAAGCGACATCAAATGGAATTTCACGAAATTTTTAGTTGATCAAAATGGCGATATTGTTTCCCGTTTTTCTCCAAAAGATACACCGAAATCGTTCACAAAAGACGTTGAAAAAGTACTAGCTCGTGCGTAA
- a CDS encoding MarR family winged helix-turn-helix transcriptional regulator, whose amino-acid sequence MENPTKLEQQLCFEVYKASSNFSKMYARALEPFNLTFSQYLVLLVLWDEHELLSKDIGERLGLGTGTLNPIIKRMIDNGHLSKKQSEKDKRAFVISLTEKAKNDQSSIEQAVFEKVESCNFMGVNAITLMENLKELNAAFKTMNL is encoded by the coding sequence ATGGAAAACCCGACAAAACTCGAGCAACAACTCTGTTTTGAAGTGTATAAAGCTTCTAGCAATTTTTCAAAAATGTATGCCAGAGCATTAGAACCGTTCAACTTAACTTTTTCACAATACTTAGTGCTTCTTGTCCTGTGGGATGAGCACGAATTACTGTCGAAAGATATTGGGGAACGATTGGGGCTAGGTACAGGTACATTAAATCCAATCATTAAACGGATGATTGATAATGGTCACTTATCGAAGAAACAATCGGAAAAAGATAAACGGGCATTTGTGATTTCATTGACCGAAAAGGCGAAAAATGATCAATCATCTATTGAACAAGCCGTTTTTGAAAAAGTGGAGAGTTGCAATTTTATGGGCGTTAATGCAATTACGTTGATGGAGAACTTAAAAGAGTTGAATGCAGCGTTCAAAACGATGAATTTGTAA
- a CDS encoding organic hydroperoxide resistance protein, protein MKTLFETTMTNTGGRDGAVYSPDNIFYMDVAKPQALGGSATTATNPEQLFAAGYSACFNSALELVLEAGKVKIEKSEVTATVALIGDKAAGGVKLAVKLVVDITGIDETLKQEYVEKAHKTCPYSKAIAGSVDVEITVL, encoded by the coding sequence ATGAAAACACTATTTGAAACAACAATGACGAATACAGGTGGTAGAGACGGGGCGGTGTATTCACCGGACAATATTTTTTATATGGACGTAGCAAAACCCCAGGCGCTTGGAGGATCTGCTACAACTGCAACAAATCCAGAACAACTTTTCGCAGCTGGCTATAGTGCATGCTTTAACAGTGCGTTGGAATTGGTGCTAGAAGCTGGTAAAGTGAAAATAGAGAAAAGTGAAGTAACAGCAACGGTTGCGTTAATCGGAGACAAAGCAGCTGGTGGCGTAAAACTCGCCGTTAAACTAGTGGTCGACATAACGGGCATTGATGAAACATTAAAACAAGAATATGTAGAAAAAGCGCATAAAACATGCCCGTATTCAAAAGCTATTGCAGGATCTGTAGATGTAGAAATAACCGTTTTATAA
- a CDS encoding methyltransferase family protein, with protein sequence MTIMEWVFTAISVFWLSEFLIFRNRGVGQGDSLEKRTFVAIFGVLIGTIFLAYFLQELKPFQTMAFLGQVVGIIFLATGVLLRFWGILHLKSQFTRYVTVREGDEIVSTGPYRKLRHPLYTGLFLITLGMALFFSSLVATIAGGIAMVWALLQRINYEERLLVEKFGPDYELWMKQRARLIPFIY encoded by the coding sequence ATGACGATCATGGAATGGGTATTTACAGCAATAAGTGTGTTTTGGCTCAGTGAATTTTTGATTTTTCGTAATCGCGGAGTTGGCCAAGGAGACTCGTTGGAAAAACGTACTTTTGTTGCGATTTTCGGCGTGTTAATCGGAACCATTTTCTTGGCGTACTTTTTACAAGAACTCAAGCCGTTCCAAACGATGGCATTTTTAGGACAAGTAGTGGGCATCATCTTCCTCGCTACAGGAGTGTTGTTGCGTTTTTGGGGAATTTTGCACTTGAAATCACAATTCACACGTTACGTTACAGTTCGAGAAGGAGACGAAATTGTTAGTACCGGCCCTTACCGAAAGCTGCGCCATCCGCTTTATACAGGTCTATTTTTAATCACGCTCGGTATGGCTCTGTTCTTTAGCAGCCTAGTTGCGACAATCGCAGGAGGCATTGCGATGGTATGGGCTTTACTTCAGCGCATCAATTACGAAGAGCGTTTACTGGTTGAAAAATTCGGTCCGGATTATGAACTTTGGATGAAGCAACGTGCGAGACTAATTCCGTTTATTTATTAA